The sequence CGAAATCACCCATGACAAGGCAATTGACAGCCTCAAGGCGTTTGATGAATTATTAAACTCCAAACTTATCGGCGAAAAGCTGAACGAAGCGATACGTGAGAAATTCGACGTTTACATCTCTGTCGGCTGCGATGATATTGGTACCGTTTTATTTACGGGTTATTACACTCCGATTTTTGACGGCTCCCTGACCCGCACCGAGCGTTTTTGCTATCCTCTTTATAAACAGCCGGCCGACCTTCTAAAAGGCCCCAAGGGCGAAATCCTCGGCAGGCGCACAAAACAAGGCACCGCGCCGTATCCGTCAAGACAGGAAATCGAAAGTTCCAATATGCTTGCCGGCACGGAATTGATTTGGCTCGGCGACCCGTTTGAGGTTTATATCGCCCATGTTCAGGGCTCGGCCAAAATAAAACTGCCGAACGGCAAACTTACAGGTGTCGGCTATACCGCCAGCAACGGACATGAGTACAAAAGCGTATCAAAGGCGATGCTCGAGCAGGGCAAACTTACCGGCCAGCAGATGAGCCTGTCGGCGATGATAGATTACTTCAAGAAAAATCCAAATGAAGTCACCGGCTACACCCAGATGAATCCGCGCTTTGTATTTTTCCAGATAGAAAAGGGCGAGCCTCGCGGCAGTTTAAACGAAGAGGTTATACCGTATAGAAGTATCGCGACGGACAAGACCATTTACCCGCCGGCCTGTATGGCATTTTTCTCAACCAGGCTGCCTTTTGAAAAAGACGGCGTAATTTCGGAAAGGCCTTATACCGGTTTCGCCCTCGACCAGGACACTGGCGGAGCAATCAGGGCTGCCGGCAGATGCGACATCTATATGGGCCAGGGCGACAAGGCAGGCACCCTCGCGGGCAGGACCTATCAGGAAGGCCGACTCTATTATCTGTTTGTGAAATAACAAACCGGACAGAGCCGCGGTATGACGTAATATTGTTGTTTTTTAAAAGTCAGGAGAGAACTATGAAAAACAAAAATATTTTTCTTTTATGCGCTGTATCGTTACTTTGCGTTGCCGCGCCGTATAAATTCGATTTTGAGATTCCCGTCTTTGAACAGGCCGAATTTTCAAATGCGCCTTTATGTCAGGTCGTTCGGATTATCGATGGCGATACTATAGTTGTCGATATGAACAATCAGGATGTGAAAATCAGATTGGCAGGTGTCAAATCCGCGGACAAGTACAGCGTGGAAATGACTTCGTTTACTAAAAATCTTTTAAGAGGAGAAAACGTTTATATTATTGATGACCCGAACCAGAAAACGCCGGACAAATTCGGCTATCTTCCCCAATATGTATATCGCGCTCCCGACGGCTTGTTCGTAAACGCTGAAATCATTCGGCAGGGTTACGGCCGGGCGGACACAGAAACGCCATTTAAATATTCAGCCGAATTTCAGCAGCTCGAAAAATTCGCAAAAGAGCGAAGCAAGGGTTTTTGGGATGCCAGCCGGCCGGAAAAAATTTCGCAGCCGGCCCCGTCTCCGCCGCCGAAAGCATCAATCGCAGCAGCTGCACCGTCAGTACCGGTGGCGCCGACACTATCACCATCGCCGAAAACTTCAGCGGAAAATAATGATATAATTGTATACGTAACAAAGACGGGCAAAAAATATCATCTTGCGACTTGCGGTTCTCTGAGCAAAAGTTCTATTCCCATAAAGCTCAGCGACGCCAAGGCTCGCGGCTACACCCCCTGCAGCAGATGCAACCCGCCGCAGTAAATATAAAACTATTCCCGGCGAAATATCTGTATGCTTTTTCTCTCATTTCTCCTTGAAATTTGACAACTTTTATCTTAATTAAGGACTTATGAAGGATTCAGACCGAACATACCGGATTTTCATAAGTGCCGCCGAGCCAAGCGGCGACAAGCTCTGCGCAGGCCTTATAACCGCTTTGAAGCAGACAGGCCATAGCTTCGAATTTACAGGCTTTGGCGGTCAAAATATGGCCGATGCCGGCTGTTCGCTCCTTGTTAATACAACTCAAAGAGCCGCAATGACTTACAACGCTTTCAGTCATATCCTTTTCTTCCGCAAAGCCATAAAAACGGCTCAAAGGCACTTTGTCGCCGCAAAGCCCGACCTCGTGGTGGTTTGTGATTCGCCGAGCTTTAATTTTCATATCGCCAAGGCCGCCAAAAACGCCGGCACAAAGACCCTTTTTTATGTCGCTCCGCAGCTATGGGCCTGGGCCGAATGGCGGATTAAAAAACTTAAAATACTCTGCACCGCCGGACTGGCCGCGATACTGCCTTTTGAACCGGATTGGTTTGCACAGCGGGGCCTTGCCTGTCAGTTTGTCGGTAATCCTTTATTGGAGAGTATCGACGCCAAAAATATCGCGCCGAAAAAATACGACCGTTATTCCATTTCGCGCGCCCATATCGCGCTTATGCCCGGCTCGAGAGAAGCCGAGATAAAATCGCTCTGGCCCGCGATGCAGCACATAGCCAGAAGATTAAAGGCTCGTCATCCGCATATTCGGTTTACCGTTGTCGCGGCCAATAAGCAGGTCGAACAGACTTTAAGGCAGAGTGAGTTTAAAAGTCTTTGCTGCGATTACGCCCTTGACGCGGTTTACGACACTGCGAAAAAAGTCGATTTTACTCTCGTCGCCAGCGGAAGCGCGACTCTTCAGGTTGCCGCCGCCGCATGTCCGATGGTGATAATGTATCAGTCGAATAAATATCTCTGGCACCTCATCGGCAAAAGACTTGTGAAGACCAAATATCTTTCGCTTGTTAATATTCTTTCGCAGAAGGAGCTTGTTCCGGAATTTATGCCGTATTTTTCATCGGTTGCCCCTATCGTGGTCGCCTGTGAAAAACATTTGAATAATACTGATAAACTGTCGAGCCTCAGCGGCGAACTTAGCGAGCTTATAAAACCGATTACAGGCACAAACGCATCGCAAAACGTCGTGAAAATGATTATGGAGCAAATTGCTTCGGGGCCAACATAGTCTCTGGCCATAAATGAGGTTTACTATTTGTTGCCTTTCAGCAGCTTTTTATTCTGTGGGCTTTCTAAATAATTTTGTCTCGAAAAGGGTATGTACAATTTGTCCACACCCTTTCAACTGTACGGTTTTTTCGAACACCTCAAACTTTCAAGCCCTCGGTCGTCTGTGTTTTTGATTCTCATATTTTATTTGCCATACTTTAAATCAACCCCCTATCTTCTGATAAGCCATTACTATATATTTTTTGGCAATCTCAAAATCAAATGTACTCTTAATGTTTATTTCTAAATCCCCTGTTCCATAATGACCGATGTTAGTTACATCTCTTGAGATTTCCGGCAAATCTGTTAAACTTTTCGGAGTAAGTTTTATATATAAAATGATTTTTTTATTCTGGATTTCCATACATAAAATATTTTGAGAAATCTTATAGCCTATATAAAGCTTCTTGGGA comes from Phycisphaerae bacterium and encodes:
- a CDS encoding MltA domain-containing protein; this translates as MKKTVLILELILIAFFAASCQKPKKIEPVKKPLQYDKPLPPGQLALRKITNPSDIPDFTFACYDLANLRAAVANSLNYLKKPSSKQFYPYGEITHDKAIDSLKAFDELLNSKLIGEKLNEAIREKFDVYISVGCDDIGTVLFTGYYTPIFDGSLTRTERFCYPLYKQPADLLKGPKGEILGRRTKQGTAPYPSRQEIESSNMLAGTELIWLGDPFEVYIAHVQGSAKIKLPNGKLTGVGYTASNGHEYKSVSKAMLEQGKLTGQQMSLSAMIDYFKKNPNEVTGYTQMNPRFVFFQIEKGEPRGSLNEEVIPYRSIATDKTIYPPACMAFFSTRLPFEKDGVISERPYTGFALDQDTGGAIRAAGRCDIYMGQGDKAGTLAGRTYQEGRLYYLFVK
- a CDS encoding thermonuclease family protein; translated protein: MKNKNIFLLCAVSLLCVAAPYKFDFEIPVFEQAEFSNAPLCQVVRIIDGDTIVVDMNNQDVKIRLAGVKSADKYSVEMTSFTKNLLRGENVYIIDDPNQKTPDKFGYLPQYVYRAPDGLFVNAEIIRQGYGRADTETPFKYSAEFQQLEKFAKERSKGFWDASRPEKISQPAPSPPPKASIAAAAPSVPVAPTLSPSPKTSAENNDIIVYVTKTGKKYHLATCGSLSKSSIPIKLSDAKARGYTPCSRCNPPQ
- the lpxB gene encoding lipid-A-disaccharide synthase encodes the protein MKDSDRTYRIFISAAEPSGDKLCAGLITALKQTGHSFEFTGFGGQNMADAGCSLLVNTTQRAAMTYNAFSHILFFRKAIKTAQRHFVAAKPDLVVVCDSPSFNFHIAKAAKNAGTKTLFYVAPQLWAWAEWRIKKLKILCTAGLAAILPFEPDWFAQRGLACQFVGNPLLESIDAKNIAPKKYDRYSISRAHIALMPGSREAEIKSLWPAMQHIARRLKARHPHIRFTVVAANKQVEQTLRQSEFKSLCCDYALDAVYDTAKKVDFTLVASGSATLQVAAAACPMVIMYQSNKYLWHLIGKRLVKTKYLSLVNILSQKELVPEFMPYFSSVAPIVVACEKHLNNTDKLSSLSGELSELIKPITGTNASQNVVKMIMEQIASGPT